From Candidatus Thorarchaeota archaeon, one genomic window encodes:
- a CDS encoding DUF106 domain-containing protein: protein MQDVVAQLVDLVSQMGWSGVFVALISVSITTVSNLAMKRFSDIRRLRRYQAEIKQYQEDMKRAQQTQNEKLLRKVKRRKAYIDRIQKEMMGARCKPSLFFIIPFMLIFSLLSGFYAGRFVAVLPFDVGKALPFLVGFIGDHVPGGFGLYFYAFYFLVGLGLGQIIQRVQGVSLT, encoded by the coding sequence ATGCAAGACGTGGTTGCCCAACTTGTGGACCTGGTTTCCCAGATGGGGTGGTCAGGTGTATTCGTGGCGCTCATCTCGGTGTCAATCACCACAGTCAGCAATCTGGCCATGAAGAGGTTCTCGGACATAAGGCGGCTGCGGAGATATCAGGCAGAGATAAAGCAGTACCAAGAAGACATGAAGAGGGCCCAGCAGACACAGAACGAGAAGCTCCTTAGGAAGGTGAAACGGAGAAAGGCGTACATAGACCGGATACAGAAGGAGATGATGGGGGCACGCTGCAAGCCCTCACTCTTCTTCATAATACCCTTCATGTTGATCTTCTCGCTTCTGAGTGGTTTCTATGCAGGACGGTTCGTCGCAGTCCTTCCCTTCGACGTCGGCAAGGCGCTGCCATTTCTGGTGGGCTTCATAGGCGACCACGTACCCGGTGGCTTTGGTCTGTACTTCTACGCCTTCTATTTCCTAGTAGGGCTTGGTCTTGGACAGATAATCCAAAGAGTACAGGGAGTGTCGCTCACTTAG
- a CDS encoding adenylate kinase, with the protein MTDRSRVVIVTGIPGVGKTTVITTAVNMVKEKHGEEVLVLNFGTAMLDVASKRGLVKTRDEMRKLPTAKQREIQKMAGEAIAKQAKTARVIVDTHTLIQTNNGYLIGLPEWVVRALQPKTIVLVEADSKDIASRRSEDTTRTRDAQLVDEIEVHQQMCRAAAVAAGTLTGATVRIVKNRQGQVESAATELYDTLME; encoded by the coding sequence ATGACAGACAGAAGCAGGGTCGTAATAGTGACTGGGATACCAGGTGTTGGCAAGACAACAGTCATAACGACTGCCGTCAATATGGTGAAGGAGAAGCATGGCGAAGAGGTCCTGGTACTGAACTTCGGCACTGCGATGTTGGACGTTGCGTCCAAGAGGGGGCTCGTCAAGACAAGGGACGAGATGCGAAAACTCCCCACAGCCAAGCAGAGAGAGATTCAGAAGATGGCTGGAGAGGCGATTGCCAAGCAGGCCAAGACCGCCAGAGTCATCGTAGACACTCATACTCTCATCCAGACTAACAACGGATACCTGATAGGTCTCCCGGAGTGGGTCGTAAGAGCACTGCAACCCAAGACGATAGTGCTTGTCGAGGCGGATTCAAAGGACATAGCATCTCGTAGAAGTGAGGATACGACCAGAACAAGGGACGCACAACTTGTCGATGAGATTGAGGTCCACCAGCAGATGTGCAGAGCCGCAGCTGTTGCAGCTGGCACACTGACTGGAGCGACCGTGAGGATAGTGAAGAACAGGCAGGGACAGGTCGAGTCCGCTGCGACTGAGCTCTATGACACTCTTATGGAGTAG
- a CDS encoding 50S ribosomal protein L15 encodes MQKRKERKIRGHRGDRTTGYGVTKGHRAAGQRGGRGNAGRHKHRWIATIKENPHYFGKHGFKRFQGLTVSPTTINIGQLDETVEHLVEQGRARKDGKKYVLDMPTLGVEKVLGRGRVVHALELTGVRQISASAREKIIGAGGSVDLPE; translated from the coding sequence ATGCAGAAGCGCAAGGAACGCAAGATTAGAGGTCACAGAGGAGACAGGACAACCGGCTATGGGGTCACCAAGGGACACAGAGCAGCCGGTCAAAGAGGCGGAAGGGGCAATGCTGGCAGACACAAGCATCGATGGATTGCAACAATCAAGGAGAATCCTCATTACTTTGGCAAGCACGGCTTCAAACGCTTCCAGGGGCTGACGGTGTCACCCACGACCATCAATATCGGTCAGCTTGACGAGACAGTCGAGCATCTTGTTGAACAGGGCCGCGCAAGAAAGGACGGCAAGAAGTACGTCCTAGACATGCCAACCCTCGGCGTCGAGAAGGTCTTGGGAAGAGGAAGGGTAGTGCATGCGCTTGAACTGACTGGAGTTAGACAGATCAGTGCGAGCGCACGGGAAAAGATAATCGGCGCTGGCGGCAGTGTCGACCTTCCCGAGTGA
- the secY gene encoding preprotein translocase subunit SecY, which translates to MPSKFLKMLSPLVRFMPVVKPPERNVSFREKAVWTLVVLLIFLIMSHLPLYGISQSAGTDYLWAMRVILASTRGTLMELGIGPIVTAGLVMQLLAGSKIIGVDYSDPEDRALFTGGQKVLAMLMTGFQAWAYIWGRAYGDLTIQQGILVFVQLFFAGMVIILMDELVQKKWGLGSGVSLFIMTNVAGQVIFNMFNIVDLESSPTENPTGLPKGIVAALIANLVRYITGGPSPPVDIGWLVFRNGYDPALFGLVVTFVIFFAVLWLEAVRVEVPLQYAKYRGMKARYPIKLLYTSNIPVILAQALYANVLFFGQIIHTNFNSTGTNPFLNILGTYEQDPDSTRLIPTGGLAYFITPPQGIYAVFSESMGILHVAIYALLMVLLCWGFSKIWIDISGIAPRDVSRQLLNSGYIVPGFRRSEKVLERLLERYIPVVAGLGGVLIGVLAACADIFGALASGTGILLMVSIIKQYYETIAKEQLAEAGGEGIAGLLGV; encoded by the coding sequence TTGCCATCCAAGTTCCTAAAGATGCTGTCGCCACTGGTGCGTTTCATGCCAGTGGTCAAACCGCCAGAACGGAATGTGTCCTTCCGTGAGAAGGCGGTCTGGACGTTAGTAGTGCTGCTCATCTTTCTAATCATGTCGCACCTTCCGCTCTACGGTATCAGTCAGTCAGCGGGAACCGACTATCTCTGGGCAATGCGCGTGATTCTTGCTAGCACGCGAGGCACCCTGATGGAACTCGGTATTGGACCCATAGTCACTGCAGGACTTGTGATGCAGCTACTCGCAGGCTCGAAGATCATCGGTGTAGACTATAGTGACCCTGAAGACAGAGCACTGTTCACGGGAGGACAGAAGGTGTTGGCCATGCTGATGACAGGTTTTCAGGCATGGGCGTACATCTGGGGCCGCGCGTACGGAGACCTGACCATCCAGCAGGGCATCCTGGTCTTTGTCCAGCTGTTCTTCGCCGGAATGGTGATTATTCTGATGGATGAGCTTGTCCAGAAGAAGTGGGGTCTCGGGTCAGGTGTCTCACTCTTCATCATGACTAACGTTGCCGGCCAAGTCATCTTCAACATGTTCAACATAGTCGACCTCGAGTCGAGCCCCACAGAGAACCCGACAGGCCTGCCAAAGGGCATAGTAGCCGCGCTAATTGCCAACCTTGTGAGGTATATTACTGGAGGCCCAAGTCCGCCAGTGGACATCGGCTGGTTGGTGTTCCGCAACGGCTACGACCCCGCATTGTTTGGGCTCGTGGTCACATTTGTCATCTTCTTTGCAGTCCTATGGCTGGAGGCGGTGAGAGTGGAAGTACCGCTCCAATACGCCAAGTACAGGGGAATGAAGGCCAGATACCCAATCAAACTGCTGTACACGTCTAACATCCCTGTCATACTGGCTCAGGCACTCTATGCCAACGTGCTCTTCTTTGGCCAAATCATACACACCAACTTCAACTCGACTGGCACAAACCCGTTCCTTAACATCCTTGGAACGTACGAGCAAGACCCAGACTCAACCAGACTGATACCCACAGGGGGCCTAGCATACTTCATCACACCACCACAGGGCATCTACGCAGTGTTCTCCGAGAGCATGGGCATACTGCATGTTGCCATATACGCACTGCTGATGGTCCTGCTCTGCTGGGGCTTCTCCAAGATCTGGATTGACATCAGTGGCATTGCCCCAAGGGATGTGTCAAGACAGCTTCTCAACTCAGGGTACATTGTGCCCGGCTTCAGAAGAAGCGAAAAGGTGCTCGAGCGTCTGCTGGAGCGATACATCCCCGTCGTAGCGGGCCTTGGCGGAGTACTCATAGGCGTGCTCGCCGCTTGTGCTGACATCTTCGGAGCTCTTGCCAGCGGTACTGGAATACTCCTGATGGTCTCGATCATAAAGCAGTACTACGAAACGATTGCCAAGGAACAGCTGGCAGAGGCGGGCGGCGAAGGAATCGCTGGGCTGCTAGGCGTCTGA